Proteins found in one Mesorhizobium sp. CAU 1732 genomic segment:
- a CDS encoding ABC transporter permease, producing the protein MSAAGEIAERAEKQDVRTRWLLTAPALAFIAVASIGPMLIVIVYSFLAPGSYGDVRWEFSTDAWVGVFLQRDIFDDTLSIADAHLSIFLRSVRLSLMTTLAALLVGFPTAYFIATRPQRTRALWLFLITIPFWTNLLIRTFAVQEVIRNEGLLNTVLIKIGLISTPIQIMYTDTAIMIGMVYVYLPLMVLPLYASMEKLDFRLLEAGYDLYATKLQVLWRIIIPLVKPGVIAGSILVFIPSLGAYVTPRVLGGGRQLMLGNLIELQFGQGRNWPLGAALSLLLLIIVMAALLIYVRKAAGAGGRHG; encoded by the coding sequence ATGTCGGCAGCCGGGGAGATTGCGGAACGGGCGGAAAAGCAGGATGTGCGGACCCGCTGGCTGCTCACCGCCCCGGCGCTCGCCTTCATAGCCGTCGCCTCGATCGGCCCGATGCTGATCGTCATCGTCTATTCCTTCCTCGCGCCGGGCTCCTATGGCGACGTGCGCTGGGAATTCTCGACCGATGCGTGGGTCGGCGTCTTCCTGCAACGCGACATCTTCGACGACACCCTGTCGATCGCCGATGCGCATCTGTCGATCTTCCTGCGCTCCGTACGGCTGTCGCTGATGACGACGCTGGCGGCCCTGCTGGTCGGCTTCCCAACCGCCTATTTCATCGCCACGCGGCCGCAGCGCACGCGCGCGCTCTGGCTGTTCCTGATCACCATCCCGTTCTGGACGAATCTCCTCATCCGCACCTTCGCCGTGCAGGAGGTCATCCGCAACGAGGGGCTGCTCAACACGGTCCTTATCAAGATCGGCCTGATTTCGACGCCGATCCAGATCATGTACACCGACACGGCGATCATGATCGGCATGGTCTATGTCTACCTGCCCCTGATGGTGCTGCCGCTCTACGCCTCGATGGAAAAGCTCGACTTCCGGCTGCTCGAAGCGGGCTACGATCTCTACGCGACCAAGCTTCAGGTGCTGTGGCGCATCATCATCCCGCTGGTGAAGCCGGGCGTCATCGCCGGCTCGATCCTCGTCTTCATTCCGTCGCTCGGCGCCTATGTGACGCCGCGCGTGCTGGGCGGCGGGCGGCAGCTCATGCTGGGCAATCTGATCGAACTTCAGTTCGGGCAGGGCCGGAACTGGCCGCTGGGTGCTGCGCTCTCGCTGCTCCTGCTGATCATCGTGATGGCCGCGCTTCTCATCTATGTCCGCAAGGCTGCGGGCGCGGGCGGGCGGCATGGCTAG
- a CDS encoding calcium-binding protein, protein MAVYNSPSATSFNQESLFVDNLNSASNVRFEGLIGTEGSPLIGEYTETYTTLVFDVGDLTYSYSGLWTLEANRLVLVGTIAAAGSYNSITVESGGQLLASYSGADRQVDFGMSGDIPLLNFVGNLLSLLLGLNSGGSGAYANLNTDATPNLPEIAFEWNDTLTGGAGSDTLRGYAGNDILNGAAGNDIMYGGAGNDIYIVSSAGDQTVELPGEGIDTVRSYVDWVLDANIERLELQGSANLNGTGNELNNTLVGNAGSNILNGGAGADYMAGGEGNDIYIVASEGDRTVEIAGQGTDTVRSSINWTLSTNVERLELQGTSLLNGTGNSLDNTLVGNSARNTLLGLDGNDYLSGGGGNDTLSGGNGDDWLVGGLGNDWLGGGAGADRFVFNTALNAATNVDTISGFTSSEDKIQLDNAIFTALTTVGALAASAFHVGTAAADANDRIIYNQTTGHISYDADGAGGASAIHFATVTAGLALTHSDFYVI, encoded by the coding sequence TTGGCAGTCTATAACAGTCCCAGCGCGACAAGCTTCAATCAAGAGTCGTTGTTTGTCGACAACCTCAACAGTGCATCGAACGTTCGCTTCGAAGGCCTGATCGGCACCGAGGGCAGCCCGCTTATCGGAGAATATACGGAGACATACACGACACTGGTCTTCGATGTCGGAGATCTGACCTATTCGTACAGCGGGCTTTGGACTCTCGAGGCAAATCGTCTCGTGCTCGTCGGTACCATTGCCGCCGCAGGCAGCTACAACTCGATTACCGTCGAGTCCGGTGGTCAGCTTCTCGCAAGCTATAGCGGCGCTGATCGTCAAGTCGACTTCGGAATGTCCGGCGATATTCCGCTGCTGAATTTCGTGGGTAATTTGCTGAGTCTGCTATTGGGCCTCAATTCGGGGGGCAGCGGCGCGTACGCCAATCTCAACACCGACGCGACGCCGAACCTGCCGGAGATCGCCTTCGAATGGAACGACACACTGACCGGGGGCGCCGGTTCAGACACGCTGAGGGGATATGCAGGAAACGACATCCTCAATGGCGCGGCGGGTAACGACATCATGTATGGCGGTGCAGGCAACGACATCTACATCGTTAGCTCAGCCGGGGACCAGACCGTCGAGTTGCCTGGCGAGGGAATCGACACTGTCCGCAGTTACGTTGACTGGGTACTGGACGCCAACATTGAACGGCTCGAATTGCAGGGCTCCGCCAATCTCAACGGCACCGGAAACGAGCTGAACAACACGCTGGTCGGCAACGCCGGCAGTAACATATTGAATGGCGGTGCAGGCGCCGACTACATGGCCGGCGGGGAAGGCAACGATATCTACATCGTGGCGTCAGAGGGCGATCGGACGGTGGAGATAGCGGGGCAAGGAACCGACACCGTCCGGTCCTCTATCAACTGGACGCTGAGTACGAATGTGGAGCGCCTGGAGCTCCAGGGCACAAGCCTGTTGAATGGAACGGGCAACTCGCTCGACAATACGCTGGTTGGAAACAGCGCAAGAAACACCCTGCTGGGTCTGGATGGCAACGACTACCTTTCCGGCGGGGGTGGCAACGACACCCTATCCGGCGGCAACGGCGACGATTGGCTGGTTGGAGGACTTGGAAACGACTGGCTGGGAGGAGGAGCAGGGGCGGACAGGTTTGTGTTCAACACAGCACTGAACGCCGCAACCAACGTGGATACCATTTCCGGGTTCACCTCTTCCGAAGATAAAATACAACTGGACAATGCCATCTTCACGGCATTGACGACGGTAGGTGCGCTGGCTGCGAGTGCCTTCCACGTGGGAACCGCAGCGGCAGATGCGAATGACCGCATCATCTACAACCAGACCACCGGGCACATCAGCTATGACGCCGACGGCGCCGGGGGGGCATCCGCGATACACTTCGCAACGGTAACAGCAGGCCTCGCGCTCACTCATTCAGACTTTTACGTCATCTGA
- a CDS encoding amidohydrolase: MPQAADLVVTNARILTMDDDNPHAEAIALKDGRIAALGLASEIEAWIGPQTQIIDAKGGSVLPGFIESHLHLFMGAAELVHLQLFGVKGFDALKEKVTAYAAARPDDRVLFGQGCDYTIMDGRSPTRHDLDRIVSDRPLALVAPDHHTMWANTRALELAGILHGKTVNPGNEVVMGDDGLATGELREGEAMTPVSHLAGPSRVRLGIQTGGEPPERPSPAEWEADKEIMRRGLAYAASHGITSFHNMDGNLYQLEILSEIEKEGGLLCRAQVPFHYKAPMTLAHLEKASAMAERYAGDWIKSGMVKVFMDGVLDSGTAYMVEPYGDDPDWRGEPYFSSEEFAELATEIDARGLQIAVHAIGDGAVRSVLDGYQEAARINGARDSRHRIEHIEVTTDADMPRFAQLGVIASMQPPHPPGSMGLPMEPTVSKIGRDRWRLAYAWRTIKETGAHVVFASDWPVSPVDPIAGIQAAVVRKPWADDLPDQSFSLHEAIAGYTVEGAYAEFAEDRKGALKPGYLADLVVLSGDVEAAALQKLHEVRPLWTICGGRITYQA, encoded by the coding sequence ATGCCGCAAGCTGCCGATCTCGTCGTCACCAACGCCCGCATCCTGACCATGGACGACGACAATCCGCACGCGGAAGCGATCGCGCTGAAGGACGGCAGGATCGCCGCACTCGGGCTTGCATCCGAAATCGAAGCCTGGATCGGTCCACAGACGCAAATCATCGACGCCAAGGGCGGCTCGGTTCTTCCCGGCTTCATCGAGAGCCACCTCCACCTCTTCATGGGCGCGGCGGAACTGGTTCATCTCCAGCTCTTCGGCGTGAAGGGCTTCGATGCGCTGAAAGAGAAAGTAACAGCCTATGCCGCTGCGCGCCCGGACGACAGGGTGCTGTTCGGGCAGGGCTGCGACTACACGATCATGGATGGTCGCAGCCCGACGCGTCACGATCTCGACCGCATCGTCTCGGATCGTCCGCTGGCGCTCGTCGCGCCCGACCATCACACGATGTGGGCCAACACACGCGCGCTCGAACTGGCGGGCATCCTGCACGGCAAGACGGTCAATCCCGGCAACGAGGTCGTGATGGGCGATGACGGGCTTGCCACGGGCGAGTTGCGCGAGGGCGAGGCGATGACGCCTGTCTCGCATCTGGCGGGTCCCAGCCGCGTGCGTCTCGGCATCCAGACCGGCGGCGAGCCGCCCGAGCGGCCGAGCCCGGCGGAATGGGAAGCCGACAAGGAGATCATGCGGCGCGGCCTCGCCTATGCCGCGAGCCACGGCATCACCTCGTTCCACAACATGGACGGCAATCTCTACCAGCTCGAAATTCTCTCCGAGATCGAGAAGGAGGGCGGCCTTCTCTGCCGCGCGCAGGTGCCGTTCCACTACAAGGCGCCGATGACGCTCGCCCATCTGGAAAAGGCCTCCGCCATGGCGGAGCGCTACGCCGGCGACTGGATCAAGTCCGGCATGGTCAAGGTCTTCATGGATGGCGTGCTGGATTCCGGCACCGCCTACATGGTCGAACCCTATGGCGACGATCCCGACTGGCGCGGCGAGCCGTATTTTTCCAGCGAGGAGTTCGCCGAGCTTGCAACCGAGATCGACGCGCGCGGTCTCCAGATCGCCGTCCACGCCATCGGCGACGGCGCAGTCCGATCGGTGCTCGACGGCTACCAGGAGGCGGCCAGGATCAATGGCGCGCGCGACAGCCGCCATCGCATCGAGCATATCGAGGTGACGACGGATGCCGACATGCCGCGCTTCGCGCAGCTCGGCGTCATCGCATCCATGCAGCCGCCCCATCCGCCGGGATCGATGGGATTGCCGATGGAGCCGACCGTGTCGAAGATCGGCCGCGATCGCTGGCGGCTTGCCTATGCGTGGCGCACGATCAAGGAAACCGGCGCGCATGTCGTCTTCGCGTCCGACTGGCCGGTCTCGCCGGTTGACCCGATCGCAGGCATCCAGGCGGCGGTCGTGCGCAAACCTTGGGCAGACGATCTGCCGGACCAGAGCTTTTCCCTGCACGAGGCGATCGCGGGCTACACGGTCGAAGGCGCGTATGCGGAATTCGCCGAGGACCGCAAGGGCGCGCTGAAACCGGGCTATCTGGCCGACCTCGTCGTGCTTTCGGGCGATGTGGAGGCGGCAGCACTCCAAAAGCTCCACGAGGTTCGGCCGCTCTGGACCATCTGCGGCGGTCGGATAACCTATCAGGCGTGA
- a CDS encoding Ldh family oxidoreductase: protein MPRLTNTEALTLCRDACVRAGASAAAATSLSRAIVDAECAGQPNVGFAHLVDHLDALRAGRITGDAVAQITRPAPAMIRSDAGGGVAQLGFDIAFDDLVATAKTFGLALFAQSNAYTCGALGWFAGRLADRDLVALAATNGPALMAGSGGTGRVYCTNPLAFAAPCADGPPLLIDQASSETAFINIREAAREGRPIPPGWALDVDGNPTTDASAAVKGALLAFGGARGANIALMVEVMSAGLTGANWSLDAPSFVSGSQSPGSGLLIIAIAPALLEPGFGERLATQLRRLQAEFGVHVPGAAKGEARANAARDGIHVEQAVLDRLRM from the coding sequence GTGCCGAGATTGACCAATACTGAAGCGCTGACCCTGTGCCGGGACGCCTGTGTCCGGGCAGGGGCAAGCGCGGCTGCTGCCACGTCCCTGTCGCGGGCGATCGTCGATGCGGAATGCGCCGGCCAGCCGAATGTAGGCTTCGCACATCTGGTCGATCATCTCGACGCCTTGCGGGCGGGACGCATCACGGGGGATGCGGTCGCGCAGATCACCCGCCCGGCGCCGGCGATGATCCGCAGCGATGCCGGCGGCGGGGTCGCGCAACTCGGTTTCGACATCGCATTCGACGACCTGGTCGCCACCGCGAAAACCTTCGGCCTCGCCCTCTTCGCGCAATCCAATGCCTACACCTGCGGCGCGCTTGGCTGGTTCGCGGGACGGCTGGCCGATCGCGACCTCGTTGCCCTCGCCGCGACGAACGGCCCGGCGCTCATGGCGGGCTCGGGCGGCACCGGGCGGGTCTACTGTACCAACCCCCTCGCCTTCGCCGCGCCGTGCGCCGACGGCCCGCCATTGCTGATCGATCAGGCGTCGAGCGAAACCGCGTTCATCAACATCCGGGAGGCGGCGAGAGAGGGACGTCCGATCCCGCCCGGCTGGGCGCTCGACGTGGACGGAAATCCGACGACCGACGCCTCGGCGGCGGTGAAAGGCGCACTCCTGGCCTTCGGCGGCGCGCGCGGCGCCAACATCGCGCTGATGGTGGAAGTGATGTCCGCCGGTCTCACCGGCGCGAACTGGTCGCTCGATGCGCCGTCCTTCGTGTCCGGCTCGCAGAGCCCCGGAAGCGGGCTTCTCATCATCGCGATCGCACCCGCACTGCTTGAGCCCGGTTTCGGCGAGCGTCTGGCAACCCAGCTTCGGCGGCTTCAGGCCGAATTCGGCGTTCATGTCCCTGGCGCGGCGAAGGGCGAGGCCCGTGCGAACGCCGCACGCGACGGCATCCATGTCGAGCAGGCGGTCCTCGACCGGCTTCGGATGTGA
- a CDS encoding CsbD family protein, producing MNWNQIEGNWEQFKGKVQSQWGKLTNDDLDVIKGNRKQLAGRLQERYGHAEDAAEKDIDDWLARH from the coding sequence ATGAACTGGAATCAGATCGAAGGAAATTGGGAGCAGTTCAAGGGCAAGGTGCAGTCCCAGTGGGGTAAGCTCACCAATGACGATCTCGACGTCATCAAGGGCAACCGCAAGCAGCTCGCCGGCAGGCTTCAGGAGCGCTACGGCCATGCCGAGGACGCCGCCGAGAAAGACATCGATGACTGGCTCGCGCGTCACTGA
- a CDS encoding ABC transporter permease — translation MARPRSFSIERMPGFATIALFCFALLYIPIFTLVVYAFNSGRSVAIWEGFSLRWFEAAWNNQQVIDASIRSFQIAAVAAVLATICATMAAIATTRTRPYRGLTLKYAAINQPLMVPEIVTAVALLILFSRIKVMTGYSGLGYLIVAHTAFCIPFAYLPIRARLEGMDLSLETAAADLYATPWMAFRRVTLPLLWPGIIAGFMLAFVISLDDVVITEFVKSAGQDTLPTYMLGQLRRVVTPEMNAISTVFLAISVAIVTLFFFMSRRRE, via the coding sequence ATGGCTAGACCTCGCAGCTTCTCCATCGAGCGCATGCCGGGTTTTGCGACGATCGCGCTGTTCTGCTTCGCTTTGCTCTACATCCCGATCTTCACGCTGGTGGTCTACGCGTTCAATTCGGGTCGCTCGGTGGCGATCTGGGAAGGGTTCTCGCTGCGCTGGTTCGAGGCTGCATGGAACAACCAGCAGGTGATCGACGCTTCGATCCGGTCCTTCCAGATCGCGGCCGTCGCGGCCGTGCTGGCGACGATCTGCGCGACGATGGCGGCGATCGCCACCACCCGGACCCGGCCCTATCGCGGGCTGACGCTGAAATACGCAGCCATCAACCAGCCCCTTATGGTGCCGGAGATCGTCACGGCGGTAGCGCTGCTGATCCTGTTCTCGCGTATCAAGGTCATGACCGGCTATTCCGGCCTCGGCTACTTGATCGTCGCGCACACGGCGTTCTGCATCCCGTTCGCCTATCTGCCGATCCGGGCGCGTCTCGAAGGCATGGACCTCTCGCTCGAGACCGCGGCCGCCGACCTCTACGCGACGCCCTGGATGGCGTTTCGGCGTGTCACGCTGCCGTTGCTGTGGCCCGGCATCATCGCCGGGTTCATGCTCGCCTTCGTCATCTCGCTCGATGATGTGGTGATCACCGAGTTTGTCAAATCGGCGGGACAGGATACGCTGCCGACCTACATGCTCGGACAACTCCGGCGCGTCGTGACGCCGGAAATGAACGCGATTTCGACGGTGTTCCTGGCCATCTCGGTCGCCATCGTGACGCTGTTCTTCTTCATGAGCCGCCGACGCGAATGA
- a CDS encoding ABC transporter ATP-binding protein, whose product MPETLETSAIQVRGVSKVFGSGDDQVKALDAVSVDIRQNEFFTLLGPSGCGKTTLLRLIAGFDFPTDGEILLYGQDIAVLPPYKRPVNTVFQSYALFPHMTVGENIAFGLQMLKRPSAEIEARVAAMLKLVKMEALKNRKTSQISGGQQQRVALARALAPQPKVLLLDEPLSALDYKLRKEMQIELKRLQSETGITFIFVTHDQEEALTMSDRIAVMSAGRILQVGSPWDVYDKPAERFVADFIGETNFLTATVEAVAGGTATVRLPSGASIPATVAEGIVPTGDVTIVVRPEHARAVKENGHLAGTVETIVYFGTDTNIHVRLDDGGLFTLRQQNTRSASCGFEAGDRASIVISDDAAQVLKD is encoded by the coding sequence GTGCCGGAAACACTGGAGACAAGCGCAATCCAGGTTCGCGGCGTCAGCAAGGTCTTCGGATCTGGCGACGATCAGGTCAAAGCCCTCGACGCCGTGTCGGTCGATATCAGGCAGAACGAGTTCTTCACGCTTTTGGGACCGTCCGGTTGCGGCAAGACGACCCTTCTGCGGCTGATCGCGGGTTTCGACTTCCCCACCGACGGCGAAATCCTGCTTTACGGTCAGGATATCGCGGTTCTCCCGCCCTACAAGCGTCCGGTCAACACGGTCTTTCAGTCCTACGCGCTGTTCCCGCACATGACGGTCGGCGAAAACATCGCCTTCGGCCTCCAGATGCTCAAGCGCCCGAGCGCCGAGATCGAGGCGCGTGTCGCGGCCATGCTCAAGCTGGTCAAGATGGAGGCGCTGAAGAACCGCAAGACGAGCCAGATTTCCGGCGGTCAGCAGCAGCGCGTCGCGCTCGCCCGCGCGCTGGCGCCGCAGCCAAAGGTCCTGCTGCTCGACGAGCCTTTGTCAGCGCTGGACTACAAGCTGCGCAAGGAGATGCAGATCGAGCTGAAGCGCCTTCAGTCGGAGACCGGCATCACCTTCATCTTCGTCACCCATGACCAGGAAGAAGCGCTGACCATGTCGGACCGCATCGCGGTCATGTCGGCCGGGCGCATCCTTCAGGTGGGTTCGCCATGGGACGTCTACGACAAGCCGGCCGAGCGTTTCGTGGCCGACTTCATCGGCGAGACGAATTTTCTGACGGCGACGGTCGAGGCCGTAGCGGGCGGAACCGCGACCGTCCGGCTTCCATCCGGCGCGTCGATTCCGGCGACGGTGGCCGAGGGCATCGTCCCGACGGGCGACGTCACAATCGTCGTGCGTCCCGAACACGCCCGCGCGGTCAAGGAGAACGGCCACCTCGCGGGCACGGTCGAGACGATCGTCTATTTCGGTACCGACACCAACATTCACGTGCGCCTCGATGACGGCGGGCTCTTCACACTGCGCCAGCAGAACACGCGCAGCGCATCCTGCGGGTTTGAGGCCGGCGACCGGGCGAGCATCGTCATCTCCGACGATGCAGCCCAGGTTCTGAAGGACTGA
- a CDS encoding DoxX family protein, with protein MIPALGKVYVSLHDLSETILRVTAGLALVIHGAGKIGSPLANVEMVEGLGFYPGALWSPLLAFTEFFGGILIALGLLTRPAAFAGLFVLLVTVWFHWITLDEGYMGAEKSILWAAIFLFFAVRGGNRHSVDAKLGREF; from the coding sequence ATGATTCCCGCTCTCGGAAAGGTGTATGTTTCGCTGCACGACCTCTCCGAGACGATCCTCCGCGTGACCGCCGGCCTCGCGCTGGTCATCCATGGCGCGGGCAAGATCGGCAGTCCGCTTGCCAATGTGGAGATGGTCGAAGGGCTCGGCTTCTACCCCGGCGCGCTCTGGTCGCCGTTGCTTGCGTTTACCGAGTTTTTCGGCGGCATCCTGATCGCGCTCGGCCTGCTGACGCGCCCGGCCGCGTTCGCCGGCCTGTTCGTGCTCCTCGTCACCGTGTGGTTCCACTGGATCACGCTCGACGAGGGCTATATGGGCGCGGAGAAATCGATCCTGTGGGCCGCGATCTTCCTGTTCTTCGCGGTTCGCGGCGGCAACCGGCATTCGGTGGATGCGAAGCTCGGACGGGAATTCTAA
- the rpsA gene encoding 30S ribosomal protein S1 encodes MSNANPTRDDFASLLDESFSESHSTEGSVVKGLITAIEKDMAIIDVGLKVEGRVPLKEFGVQAKELKAGDEVEIYVERIENALGEAMLSREKARREESWVRLEEKFNAGERVEGVIFNQVKGGFTVDLDGAVAFLPRSQVDIRPIRDVTPLMHNPQPFEILKMDRRRGNIVVSRRTVLEESRAEQRSEIVQNLEEGQVVEGVVKNITDYGAFVDLGGIDGLLHVTDMAWRRVNHPTEILNIGQTVKVQIIRINQETHRISLGMKQLESDPWQDIGTKFPIGKKITGTVTNITDYGAFVELEPGIEGLIHVSEMSWTKKNVHPGKILSTTQEVDVVVLEVDPQKRRISLGLKQTLENPWEAFARNFPSGSVVEGEVKNKTEFGLFIGLDGDVDGMVHLSDLDWNRPGEQVIEEYNRGDMVSAQVLDVDIEKERISLGIKQLGKDSLGEAASSGELRKGAIVTCEVTDVKDGGLEVKLVDHDIESFIKRSDLSRDRDEQRPERFSVGQKVDARVIAFDKKTRRLQVSIKALEIAEEKEAVAQYGSTDSGASLGDILGAALKKQTTKD; translated from the coding sequence ATGTCTAACGCAAATCCAACCCGCGACGATTTCGCCAGCCTTCTCGACGAGTCGTTCTCCGAGAGCCATTCCACTGAAGGTTCGGTCGTCAAGGGTCTCATCACGGCCATTGAAAAGGATATGGCCATTATCGACGTCGGCCTGAAGGTCGAAGGTCGCGTCCCGCTCAAGGAGTTCGGCGTACAGGCCAAGGAACTCAAGGCCGGCGACGAAGTCGAGATTTATGTCGAGCGCATCGAAAACGCGCTTGGCGAGGCGATGCTTTCGCGTGAGAAGGCCCGCCGCGAAGAGAGCTGGGTCCGGCTCGAGGAGAAGTTCAACGCAGGCGAGCGCGTCGAAGGCGTCATCTTCAACCAGGTCAAGGGCGGCTTCACCGTCGATCTGGATGGTGCCGTTGCCTTCCTGCCGCGCAGCCAGGTCGACATTCGCCCGATCCGCGACGTCACTCCGCTGATGCACAACCCGCAGCCCTTCGAGATCCTCAAGATGGATCGCCGTCGCGGCAACATCGTCGTGTCGCGCCGCACCGTTCTCGAAGAGAGCCGTGCAGAGCAGCGCTCGGAGATCGTCCAGAACCTCGAAGAGGGCCAGGTGGTCGAAGGCGTGGTCAAGAACATCACCGATTACGGTGCGTTCGTCGACCTCGGCGGCATCGACGGCCTGCTGCACGTCACCGACATGGCATGGCGCCGCGTCAACCATCCGACCGAAATCCTCAACATCGGTCAGACGGTCAAGGTGCAGATCATCCGCATCAACCAGGAAACCCACCGCATCTCGCTCGGCATGAAGCAGCTCGAGAGCGATCCGTGGCAGGACATCGGCACGAAGTTCCCGATCGGCAAGAAGATCACCGGAACCGTCACGAACATCACCGACTACGGTGCGTTCGTCGAGCTGGAGCCGGGCATCGAAGGCCTCATCCACGTGTCCGAAATGTCGTGGACCAAGAAGAACGTCCATCCCGGCAAGATCCTGTCGACGACGCAGGAAGTCGATGTGGTCGTGCTCGAGGTCGATCCTCAGAAGCGCCGCATCTCGCTGGGCCTCAAGCAGACCCTCGAGAACCCATGGGAAGCGTTCGCACGCAACTTCCCGTCCGGCTCGGTTGTCGAAGGCGAAGTCAAGAACAAGACCGAATTCGGCCTGTTCATCGGCCTCGACGGCGACGTGGACGGCATGGTCCACCTCTCCGACCTCGACTGGAACCGTCCGGGCGAGCAGGTCATCGAAGAGTACAACCGCGGCGACATGGTTTCCGCGCAGGTGCTCGACGTCGACATCGAGAAGGAGCGCATCTCGCTGGGCATCAAGCAGCTCGGCAAGGATTCGCTCGGCGAAGCCGCCTCTTCGGGTGAGCTGCGCAAGGGTGCGATCGTCACGTGCGAAGTGACCGACGTCAAGGACGGCGGCCTGGAAGTGAAGCTCGTCGACCACGATATCGAAAGCTTCATCAAGCGTTCGGACCTGTCGCGCGATCGCGACGAGCAGCGCCCCGAGCGCTTCTCGGTCGGCCAGAAGGTTGACGCCCGCGTCATCGCCTTCGACAAGAAGACCCGCAGGCTGCAGGTCTCGATCAAGGCGCTGGAAATCGCCGAAGAGAAGGAAGCCGTCGCACAGTACGGTTCGACTGACTCCGGCGCGTCGCTCGGCGACATCCTGGGTGCCGCGCTCAAGAAGCAGACCACCAAGGACTGA
- a CDS encoding extracellular solute-binding protein: MRLGKTIAALGAALLASTTFASAAGELNIFNWGNYTNPELIKKFETEFDVKVTVTDYDSNDTALAKVRQGGHGFDIVVPSASVIPIWIREGLLLEARPDEMENFKNMAERWVDVPFDPGRHYTVPWQWGTTGVSVNTAEYKGDINTAAIFLDPPPELVGKINVVPEMIDVMHMAITYAGGEPCTGDLEVLKKVRDKFAEAKPKWISMNYGNIEQMARKDFLATVNWNGASLRMREQDPNIHYGYPKDGYPVWMDNVAILADAKNVDNAKLFMNFIMLPENAALISEFAKYANGIAGSEEFMSEELSSAPEIIVPEEFAAAGKFTETCAPEVMELYTRIWTEIQK; encoded by the coding sequence ATGAGACTTGGAAAGACAATCGCCGCGCTCGGTGCCGCGCTTCTTGCCTCGACGACGTTCGCGAGTGCCGCCGGCGAGCTCAACATCTTCAACTGGGGCAACTACACGAACCCCGAACTGATCAAGAAGTTCGAGACCGAATTCGACGTCAAGGTGACCGTCACCGATTACGATTCCAACGACACCGCGCTCGCCAAGGTCCGTCAGGGCGGACATGGCTTCGACATCGTTGTGCCGTCGGCGAGCGTCATCCCGATCTGGATCAGGGAAGGCCTGCTTCTCGAGGCACGTCCGGACGAGATGGAAAACTTCAAGAACATGGCCGAACGCTGGGTCGACGTGCCGTTCGATCCGGGTCGTCACTACACCGTGCCGTGGCAGTGGGGCACGACCGGCGTTTCCGTCAACACGGCGGAATACAAGGGCGACATCAACACCGCCGCCATCTTCCTCGATCCGCCGCCGGAACTGGTCGGCAAGATCAACGTCGTGCCCGAGATGATCGACGTCATGCACATGGCGATCACCTATGCCGGCGGCGAGCCGTGCACGGGCGACCTGGAGGTGCTGAAGAAGGTTCGCGACAAGTTCGCCGAAGCCAAGCCCAAATGGATTTCGATGAACTACGGCAACATCGAGCAGATGGCCCGCAAGGACTTTCTCGCCACCGTGAACTGGAACGGCGCGTCGCTGCGCATGCGCGAGCAGGACCCGAACATCCACTATGGCTACCCGAAGGACGGCTATCCGGTCTGGATGGACAATGTCGCGATCCTTGCCGACGCCAAGAACGTCGACAACGCCAAGCTGTTCATGAACTTCATCATGCTGCCGGAAAACGCGGCGCTGATTTCCGAGTTCGCGAAATATGCGAACGGCATCGCCGGCTCGGAAGAGTTTATGTCGGAGGAACTCTCCTCCGCGCCCGAGATCATCGTGCCGGAAGAGTTTGCGGCGGCCGGAAAGTTCACGGAGACATGCGCTCCGGAAGTCATGGAACTCTACACGCGCATCTGGACCGAGATCCAGAAATAG